One genomic region from Salvia hispanica cultivar TCC Black 2014 chromosome 2, UniMelb_Shisp_WGS_1.0, whole genome shotgun sequence encodes:
- the LOC125206019 gene encoding 6-phosphogluconate dehydrogenase, decarboxylating 2-like, which produces MAEQSPKLNRIGLAGLAVMGQNLALNIAEKGFPISVYNRTTSKVDETTERAKVEGNLPVFGFHDPESFVKSIQKPRVIIMLVKAGAPVDQTIKTLSAYMEKGDCIIDGGNEWYENTERREKAMAELGLLYLGMGVSGGEEGARNGPSMMPGGSIEAYKYIEDIVLKVAAQVPDSGPCVTYIGKGGSGNFVKMVHNGIEYGDMQLISEAYDVLKSVGKLSNEELKNVFTEWNKGELQSFLIEITADIFGIKDDKADGYLVDKVLDKTGMKGTGKWTVQQAAELSIAAPTIEASLDSRFMSGLKEERTEAAKVFNFGEIISPEKVDKEKLIHDVRQALYASKICSYAQGMNLIRAKSIEMGWGLKLGELARIWKGGCIIRAIFLDRIKQAYDRNADLANLLVDPEFAKEIMERQSAWRRVVTLSINHGISTPGMSASLAYFDTYRRARLPANLVQAQRDYFGAHTYERTDIPGAFHTEWFKLAKKIDN; this is translated from the coding sequence ATGGCTGAGCAATCTCCAAAACTGAACAGAATAGGCCTTGCTGGCCTTGCTGTTATGGGACAAAACTTGGCCCTCAACATTGCTGAGAAAGGCTTTCCGATTTCTGTCTACAATCGGACTACATCTAAAGTAGATGAGACTACGGAGAGGGCGAAAGTGGAAGGAAATCTCCCTGTGTTTGGCTTCCATGATCCGGAATCATTTGTCAAATCGATCCAAAAACCTCGTGTGATCATCATGCTTGTCAAGGCCGGGGCTCCAGTTGATCAAACCATCAAGACGCTCTCCGCCTATATGGAGAAAGGGGATTGCATCATTGATGGTGGAAACGAGTGGTATGAGAATACTGAGAGGAGGGAGAAAGCTATGGCCGAATTAGGCCTTCTCTACCTTGGCATGGGAGTTTCTGGTGGCGAAGAGGGTGCTCGGAACGGACCTTCAATGATGCCTGGAGGGTCGATCGAAGCCTACAAATACATAGAGGACATCGTTCTAAAGGTAGCAGCCCAAGTTCCCGACAGTGGTCCCTGTGTGACCTACATCGGTAAAGGAGGATCGGGAAACTTTGTCAAGATGGTTCACAACGGAATTGAATATGGTGACATGCAGCTGATTTCTGAGGCTTACGACGTGCTGAAATCCGTTGGAAAGCTTTCAAACGAGGAGCTCAAAAACGTCTTCACGGAGTGGAACAAGGGCGAGCTTCAGAGCTTCTTGATTGAGATCACTGCCGACATCTTTGGCATCAAGGACGATAAGGCAGATGGTTACTTGGTCGACAAGGTGTTGGACAAGACAGGAATGAAAGGCACTGGCAAATGGACTGTTCAGCAAGCTGCAGAACTGTCGATTGCAGCCCCCACGATCGAAGCCTCTCTAGATTCAAGATTCATGAGTGGTTTGAAGGAGGAGAGAACCGAAGCTGCCAAAGTTTTTAACTTCGGAGAGATCATATCTCCCGAGAAGGTTGACAAGGAGAAGTTGATCCACGATGTTAGGCAAGCTCTATACGCATCCAAGATATGCAGCTACGCTCAGGGAATGAATCTCATTCGTGCAAAGAGCATCGAGATGGGATGGGGCTTGAAGCTGGGCGAGCTCGCTAGGATCTGGAAGGGTGGATGCATCATTCGCGCTATCTTCTTGGATCGCATCAAACAGGCATACGACAGGAATGCTGATCTCGCCAACCTACTCGTGGACCCTGAGTTCGCCAAGGAGATCATGGAGAGGCAGTCGGCCTGGAGAAGAGTCGTGACCCTTTCAATCAACCACGGCATCAGCACCCCCGGTATGTCTGCTAGTCTTGCCTACTTCGACACTTACAGAAGGGCCAGACTTCCGGCTAATCTGGTGCAGGCTCAACGTGACTATTTTGGCGCACATACGTACGAGAGGACGGATATCCCTGGAGCCTTCCATACTGAATGGTTCAAGCTTGCTAAGAAGATCGATAACTGA